A window of Fragaria vesca subsp. vesca linkage group LG7, FraVesHawaii_1.0, whole genome shotgun sequence contains these coding sequences:
- the LOC101315374 gene encoding uncharacterized protein LOC101315374 → MEEFEKKLSIRDDSDGEEEAKKKVSTVELLREFLGIQQRRAEAYAKLRMGFARYMESSSSSAESAYQKLCGDVTQEFSDCSRQVLHLESLFLGPHYDRLDLAHLLRAVQTHEKQKLNLTATLQLLKKAGRPSERLVSHENCRFEKPMEHQCVHLHEITEAAGTEEAEANAQYDIDLKEAIRGVQDSVTAINEHLEEVRYEIAAHEAD, encoded by the coding sequence ATGGAAGAATTTGAGAAGAAGTTATCAATCAGAGACGACAGCGACGGCGAAGAAGAAGCTAAGAAGAAGGTGTCCACCGTCGAATTGCTTCGCGAATTCCTTGGAATTCAGCAGCGCAGAGCAGAAGCATACGCCAAGCTCAGAATGGGGTTCGCCCGCTATATGGAGTCTTCGTCTTCCTCGGCCGAGTCCGCCTATCAAAAGCTTTGCGGCGACGTCACCCAGGAATTTAGTGATTGCTCGAGACAAGTGCTCCACTTGGAATCCCTCTTCCTGGGTCCTCATTATGACCGCCTTGATTTGGCCCACCTCCTCAGAGCTGTTCAAACCCACGAGAAGCAGAAACTGAACCTGACGGCTACACTTCAGCTGTTGAAGAAGGCCGGCCGACCCTCGGAGCGGCTGGTGAGTCATGAGAATTGCAGGTTTGAGAAGCCAATGGAGCATCAGTGTGTCCATCTCCATGAAATAACCGAAGCTGCTGGAACTGAGGAAGCTGAAGCCAATGCCCAGTATGATATTGATCTCAAGGAAGCCATTCGAGGGGTGCAGGACTCTGTCACTGCTATAAATGAACATTTGGAAGAAGTCAGATATGAAATTGCTGCCCATGAAGCTGACTGA
- the LOC101297591 gene encoding DNA gyrase subunit A, chloroplastic/mitochondrial-like, translated as MALASGLRLSSTFLRCRLPAPLNPTRFSALRHSLFDLRFLSASSSSRTRTRTRLRPRPIKATPSEDGGLLEGAGEGQNGNGSVLVKDSDERIVRVELHKEATDAYMAYAMSVLLGRALPDIRDGLKPVHRRILYAMHELRLSSRKPFVKCARVVGEVLGKFHPHGDTAVYDSLVRMAQDFSLRSPLINGHGNFGSIDADPAAAMRYTECRLEALTEAMLLSDLEQDTVDFVPNFDNSQKEPSLLPARVPNLLLNGSSGIAVGMATNIPPHNLGELVDVLSVLIHNPEATLQELLEYMPGPDFPTGGLIMGNLGILEAYRTGRGRIVVRGKTDIESLDSKGKRSAIIIKEIPYQTNKAALVEKIAQLVENKILDGISDIRDESDRTGMRVVIELKRGSDPSIVLNNLYRLTSLQSSFSCNMVGILNGQPKLMGLKELLQAFLDFRCSVIERRAKFKLSQAQDRRHIVEGIAVGLDNLQRVMRISLEASNNTIASSLLRNEFNLSEKQAEAILDFNFRRLNVLERKKFDNESESLKEQISKLEELLSSKKRILQVVEQEAIDIKNKFANPRRSMLEDSDGGQLDDIDVIPNDEMLLAFSEKGYVKRMKPNTFNLQNRGTIGKSVGKLRVNDAMSDFIVCHAHDHVLFFSDKGTVYSARAYKIPECSRTAAGTPLVQILSLSDGERITSVIPVSEFAGDQFLLMLTVNGYIKKVSLSSFSSIRSTGIIAIQLVPGDELKWVRCCTNDDLVAMASLNGMVILCSSDIIRALGRNTRGSVAMRLKEGDKMASVDIIPAAMWKDLKRVSEAPESTARSLDGPWLLFVSESGYGKRVPLSRFHSSRLNRVGLIGYKFSSEDRLAAVFVVGFSLAEDGESDEQVVLVSQSGTVNRIKVRDISIQSRYARGVILMRLDLAGKIQSASLMSATDEEPENEVDAEAVIHG; from the exons ATGGCCTTAGCCTCCGGTCTCCGCCTCTCTTCCACTTTCCTCCGTTGCCGCCTCCCCGCACCGCTCAACCCGACCCGCTTCTCCGCCCTCCGCCACTCCCTCTTCGACCTCCGGTTCCTCTCTGCTTCCTCCTCCTCTCGTACTCGTACTCGGACCCGGCTCCGCCCCCGCCCCATCAAAGCGACGCCCAGCGAAGACGGCGGCCTCCTCGAAGGCGCCGGCGAGGGGCAAAATGGGAATGGGAGCGTCCTGGTCAAGGACTCGGACGAGCGAATCGTTCGTGTTGAGCTCCACAAGGAGGCCACCGATGCCTACATGGCCTATGCTATGTCCGTGCTGCTCGGCCGTGCCCTGCCGGACATTCGCGACGGTCTCAAGCCGGTCCACCGCCGTATTTT GTATGCAATGCATGAATTGAGGCTTTCGTCGCGAAAACCGTTTGTGAAATGTGCTAGAGTTGTGGGGGAGGTTCTAGGAAAATTCCATCCTCATGGTGACACTGCTGTGTATGATTCCTTGGTGCGAATGGCTCAG GATTTCTCCTTACGATCACCACTGATTAACGGGCATGGGAATTTTGGTTCAATTGATGCTGATCCTGCAGCTGCCATGCGTTACACAGAGTGCAGATTGGAG GCGCTGACTGAAGCAATGTTGCTGTCAGATTTAGAACAGGATACG GTTGACTTTGTACCAAACTTTGATAATTCACAAAAAGAGCCATCACTTTTACCTGCTCGGGTTCCAAATTTATTATTAAATGGTTCTTCTGGGATTGCG GTTGGCATGGCAACAAATATCCCTCCGCATAATCTTGGGGAGTTGGTGGATGTTCTTAGTGTGTTGATTCATAATCCAGAAGCTACA CTGCAAGAATTGCTAGAATACATGCCAGGACCTGATTTTCCAACTGGAGGACTGATTATGGGAAACCTTGG TATCTTAGAGGCATATCGAACTGGGAGAGGACGTATAGTGGTCAGAGGAAAAACTGATATAGAATCTCTTGATTCTAAAGGCAAGCGAAGTGCGATCATCATAAAGGAG ATCCCTTACCAAACTAACAAAGCAGCTCTGGTGGAGAAGATAGCGCAACTTGTAGAGAATAAG ATTTTAGATGGCATTAGTGATATTAGGGATGAGAGTGACCGCACTGGAATGCGTGTAGTCATTGAG CTTAAGCGAGGGTCTGACCCATCTATTGTTCTCAATAATCTATATCGCCTCACATCACTCCAGTCCAGCTTTAGCTGTAACATGGTTGG TATCCTCAATGGTCAACCTAAACTGATGGGTCTAAAGGAATTGCTGCAG GCTTTCCTAGATTTCAGATGCTCTGTTATTGAGAGACGTGCTAAATTCAAACTTTCACAAGCACAGGACAGAAGACATATTGTTGAG GGTATAGCTGTAGGCCTTGATAATCTGCAAAGAGTTATGCGTATAAGTTTGGAAGCTTCTAATAATACAATTGCATCATCTCTTCTAAGGAATG AGTTCAACCTTTCTGAGAAACAAGCTGAAGCAATATTAGACTTCAACTTTAGAAGGCTTAATGTTCTGGAG AGGAAAAAGTTTGATAATGAAAGTGAATCATTGAAAGAGCAGATTTCAAAACTAGAAGAACTGTTGTCAAGCAAGAAACGTATATTGCAG GTGGTTGAACAAGAAGCGATTGACATAAAAAACAAGTTTGCTAATCCCAGGCGTTCAATGCTGGAAGACTCTGATGGTGGTCAACTTGATGATATTGATGTTATTCCGAATGACGAAATGCTTTTG GCCTTCAGTGAAAAAGGGTATGTCAAGCGGATGAAGCCTAACACATTTAATCTGCAAAATCGAGGAACCATTGGTAAATCTGTTGGTAAATTGAGGGTAAACGATGCAATGTCAGACTTTATTGTTTGTCATGCACATGATCATGTTTTGTTCTTCAG TGATAAAGGAACGGTCTACTCAGCTCGTGCGTATAAAATTCCTGAGTGCAGCCGAACAGCAGCTGGTACGCCACTGGTTCAG ATCTTATCTCTGTCAGATGGCGAGAGAATTACTTCTGTTATTCCTGTGAGTGAGTTTGCTGGAGATCAGTTTTTACTAATGCTTACAGTGAACGGCTACATAAAGAAGGTGTCTTTGAGCTCTTTTTCATCGATCAGGTCAACCGGAATCATAGCAATTCAATTG GTCCCTGGTGATGAGCTGAAATGGGTCCGTTGCTGCACAAATGATGATCTTGTAGCAATGGCATCCCTGAACGGAATGGTTATCTTATGTTCCTCTGATATT ATTCGAGCTTTAGGCAGGAACACTCGGGGTTCTGTAGCCATGCGACTTAAAGAAGGTGATAAGATGGCAAGCGTGGACATTATACCAGCAGCTATGTGGAAAGACTTAAAAAGGGTGTCAGAAGCACCAGAGAGCAC GGCTAGAAGTTTGGATGGCCCGTGGTTGTTGTTTGTGTCTGAGAGTGGATATGGAAAGCGTGTTCCCTTGAGCAGATTTCACTCTTCCCGTCTGAACAGAGTGGGTCTGATAGGTTACAAG TTTTCCTCAGAGGACCGATTGGCAGCAGTTTTTGTGGTTGGATTCTCTCTGGCAG AGGATGGTGAAAGTGATGAACAAGTGGTCCTAGTAAGCCAGAGTGGTACAGTAAATAGAATTAAGGTGCGAGATATCTCAATACAGTCTCGCTATGCAAG GGGTGTTATTTTGATGCGGCTTGATCTTGCTGGAAAGATTCAGTCTGCTTCATTAATGTCAGCAACAGATGAGGAGCCAGAGAATGAAGTCGATGCTGAAGCTGTGATTCATGGTTGA
- the LOC101297883 gene encoding uncharacterized protein LOC101297883, producing the protein MACESFYAKKLNLGGWGGGNKVETFRNKSRFSLLPPARVFDQRGRRLRSPPSGQTGPSHRYQNEALPSSFLFGLEIESITLPGERTFTKKPRLHVELLLPGSHSSGHQSENSLQGFEGLHLCIKTDSHQALSDEINCNVDDIVSIELNICDTQPSCLGGGNNEFIFSGRLDNLASS; encoded by the exons ATGGCATGCGAGAGCTTTTATGCCAAG AAACTAAATTTGGGTGGATGGGGGGGGGGTAATAAAGTGGAAACTTTCCGAAACAAAAGTCGTTTCTCTCTCCTCCCTCCCGCGCGCGTCTTTGACCAGCGGGGTCGCCGCCTTCGATCGCCGCCGTCCGGCCAAACTGGGCCGTCGCACCGGTATCAAAATGAAGCTCTCCCATCCTCCTTCTTGTTTGGGCTGGAGATCGAGTCCATAACGCTGCCAGGAGAGAGAACCTTCACCAAGAAGCCTCGCCTGCACGTTGAACTTCTTTTGCCGGGATCTCACTCCTCCGGCCACCAATCCGAGAACTCTTTACAAGGTTTTGAAGGTCTTCACTTGTGTATCAAAACCGATTCGCATCAG GCATTATCAGATGAGATCAATTGTAATGTTGATGACATAGTGAGCATTGAGTTGAATATCTGTGATACCCAACCGAGCTGCCTTGGAGGTGGGAATAATGAGTTTATCTTTTCAGGAAGACTCGATAATCTTGCCTCAAGTTAA